The Fimbriimonas ginsengisoli Gsoil 348 genome window below encodes:
- a CDS encoding prepilin-type N-terminal cleavage/methylation domain-containing protein — protein sequence MNRRKAFTLIELLVVIAIIAILAAILFPVFAQAKLAAKKTVALSNAKQVATANMIYMGDYDDALVKEFFGFPADCSSWGSTYYNWRHVMNPYVAKSNGLLQDPTNPFRDKNYWTESFTDGVAADHEVLPSNFAVNNDLVGFANGHCAGPWTPEGLGSLDQIDEPAGTILMVPSRAQWNDLKPSFLSTIEAKPDWCIPQGSGSACPSGNNGPVHAVGKQVSWVWADGHAKSKPALATLDAANATRDDWGSKYAINPRTNAYWTQKDRQDVVASAWGEYK from the coding sequence GTGAATCGCAGAAAGGCTTTCACCCTCATCGAGCTACTCGTCGTCATCGCGATCATCGCGATCCTCGCCGCCATCCTTTTCCCGGTCTTCGCGCAAGCCAAGCTCGCCGCGAAGAAGACGGTTGCCCTGAGCAACGCAAAGCAGGTCGCAACCGCGAACATGATCTACATGGGCGACTACGATGACGCCCTGGTCAAGGAATTCTTCGGATTCCCGGCCGACTGTTCGAGCTGGGGCAGCACGTACTACAACTGGCGTCACGTCATGAATCCGTACGTTGCCAAGAGCAACGGCCTGCTTCAAGACCCGACCAACCCATTCCGGGACAAGAACTACTGGACCGAGTCGTTTACCGACGGAGTCGCCGCGGATCACGAAGTGCTCCCGTCGAACTTCGCCGTCAACAACGACCTGGTGGGATTTGCCAACGGCCACTGCGCCGGCCCTTGGACCCCCGAGGGTCTGGGCTCCCTCGACCAAATCGACGAGCCGGCGGGGACCATCCTTATGGTTCCGAGCCGCGCTCAGTGGAACGACCTCAAGCCGAGCTTCCTGAGCACGATCGAGGCCAAGCCCGACTGGTGTATCCCCCAGGGCAGCGGCTCCGCTTGTCCTTCGGGCAACAACGGGCCGGTTCATGCGGTCGGTAAGCAAGTCTCGTGGGTATGGGCAGACGGCCACGCGAAGAGCAAGCCGGCCCTTGCCACCCTCGACGCGGCGAACGCTACCCGCGACGACTGGGGTTCCAAGTACGCGATCAACCCGCGGACGAACGCCTACTGGACCCAGAAGGATCGCCAGGATGTCGTCGCCTCCGCTTGGGGCGAGTACAAGTAA
- a CDS encoding RNA polymerase sigma factor, whose protein sequence is MSTQAYQLNASDQKRFNELMEATYKKVFNMSYRLAGNRTDAEDLTQEAFFRAYRSFNDYEGDRPFENWIFRIVTRLFLDLLRNRRRRIKAVSYDTPLNQGSGDDNLFFEMPDETSNPEVRILEGTFSEDLQKALNSLSPEQRLLITLADIEGVPYKDIADMLGKPVGTIRSRLHRTHKLIRARLEQIKREGHPISSSQRTLKLATSH, encoded by the coding sequence ATGTCCACTCAAGCTTATCAACTCAACGCCAGCGACCAGAAGAGATTCAACGAACTCATGGAGGCCACCTACAAGAAGGTGTTCAACATGTCGTACCGTCTCGCTGGGAACCGCACGGATGCCGAGGACTTGACCCAGGAGGCGTTCTTCCGGGCGTACCGATCGTTCAACGACTATGAGGGCGACCGGCCGTTCGAGAACTGGATCTTCCGGATCGTGACTCGGCTCTTCCTCGATTTGCTGCGCAATCGACGACGCCGAATCAAGGCCGTCTCGTACGATACGCCGCTTAACCAGGGCAGCGGCGACGACAACCTGTTCTTCGAAATGCCGGATGAGACCTCGAATCCCGAAGTTCGGATCCTCGAAGGAACGTTCAGCGAGGACCTGCAGAAGGCGCTGAACTCCCTTTCGCCCGAACAACGGTTGCTGATCACCCTCGCCGACATCGAAGGCGTGCCTTACAAGGACATCGCCGACATGCTCGGCAAGCCGGTCGGAACGATCCGCTCGCGCCTGCACCGAACCCATAAGCTCATCCGAGCCCGCCTCGAGCAGATCAAGCGAGAAGGCCACCCGATCTCGAGCAGCCAGCGAACGCTGAAGCTAGCCACGTCGCACTGA
- a CDS encoding ABC transporter permease has product MFKLLLELIRKDLKVFVADRKAMIISFAVPVAIASFMGMLTSNMDNNNGAGKSAAPKSKIQIALVDEDNGPVAADVLKRIAKSDSIEALPTDRATAQQWVNEGRIGYGIVLTKGFSQKAVAAMQGQGDPPELIKMSDPSKAYEAGVAEGTTSRVLSSSIVHAAFGDVAGSSEQKMPYVVKDAPKTAQAASTDGNEKWSGIAHSFAGMAIQGLLFWSIESAMGILRERRQGIWRRLRAAPVGAPMLLLGKVLSGALRALMILAVVFGSGAILFHMRVQGSVIGFALVALAASFMAATFGLFVAALGRTEQQSRGLSILAVLTMTMLGGAWFPSFLMPGWVQSISLFIPVRWAVDGFDSMLWRAQDLQHAMPAVYALLGFAVFFGVFALKRIRWEYEA; this is encoded by the coding sequence ATGTTCAAGTTACTTCTCGAACTCATTCGTAAAGATCTCAAAGTGTTCGTCGCGGACCGGAAGGCGATGATCATCTCGTTCGCCGTACCGGTGGCCATCGCCTCGTTCATGGGGATGCTGACGAGCAACATGGACAACAATAACGGCGCGGGAAAGAGCGCCGCGCCCAAGAGCAAGATTCAGATTGCCCTGGTGGACGAAGACAACGGCCCGGTAGCGGCGGACGTCCTCAAGCGGATCGCCAAGAGCGATTCGATCGAAGCATTGCCGACCGATCGGGCGACGGCGCAACAGTGGGTTAACGAGGGGAGGATCGGCTATGGAATCGTCCTCACGAAAGGCTTCTCCCAGAAGGCGGTCGCGGCGATGCAGGGCCAGGGGGATCCGCCTGAGCTCATCAAGATGAGCGACCCATCCAAGGCATACGAGGCGGGAGTCGCGGAAGGGACGACGAGCCGGGTGCTCTCTTCCAGCATCGTCCATGCCGCGTTCGGCGACGTCGCAGGCTCAAGTGAGCAGAAAATGCCGTACGTGGTAAAAGACGCGCCGAAAACGGCGCAGGCGGCCTCCACCGATGGAAACGAGAAATGGAGTGGGATCGCGCACTCGTTCGCAGGCATGGCGATCCAAGGTCTGCTGTTCTGGTCGATCGAGTCCGCAATGGGAATTCTGCGAGAGCGGCGACAAGGGATCTGGCGGCGGTTGCGGGCGGCGCCAGTGGGCGCTCCCATGCTGTTGCTCGGAAAGGTGCTAAGCGGGGCGCTTCGGGCTCTAATGATCCTGGCGGTCGTCTTCGGCTCGGGGGCGATCTTGTTCCACATGCGGGTTCAAGGGAGCGTGATCGGGTTTGCCCTGGTGGCCCTGGCCGCCTCGTTCATGGCGGCCACGTTCGGGCTTTTCGTGGCGGCGCTGGGAAGAACGGAGCAGCAGAGCCGGGGCTTGTCGATCCTGGCAGTCTTGACGATGACCATGCTCGGCGGAGCCTGGTTCCCGTCATTCCTAATGCCGGGCTGGGTGCAGTCGATCTCCCTCTTCATCCCGGTCCGCTGGGCCGTCGACGGATTCGATTCGATGCTGTGGCGAGCTCAAGATCTACAGCACGCAATGCCGGCGGTGTACGCCCTGCTCGGCTTCGCGGTCTTCTTCGGAGTGTTTGCTTTGAAGCGGATCCGTTGGGAATACGAGGCTTGA
- a CDS encoding ABC transporter ATP-binding protein, protein MLQVSGLQKRYGDLAAVKNVSFEVARGERFGLLGPNGAGKTTTISMITGTLDPDGGEAKVDGETVTTSAMGAKRKIGYVPQEIALYDEISARDNLRFFGALYGLAGLDIARASDRALEIAGLRDRDKEPVKNYSGGMKRRLNIAVALLHDPELLVFDEPTVGVDPQSRNLIFETLLNLADEGKTIIYTTHYMEEVERLCQRAAVMDHGEVVAVGSMADLQRMLGQEETVVIDLDLLPDGLELPGAKNVRLEGQTLSFQVDDLTDDLPHILIALRESGARITSIKCHSPSLEEVFLHLTGRSMRD, encoded by the coding sequence GTGCTTCAAGTAAGCGGCTTACAGAAGAGATATGGGGACCTTGCAGCGGTTAAGAACGTTAGCTTCGAGGTGGCGCGGGGGGAGAGATTTGGGTTGCTTGGGCCGAACGGGGCGGGGAAGACGACCACGATTTCTATGATCACCGGAACCTTGGATCCGGACGGCGGGGAAGCGAAGGTGGACGGAGAGACGGTCACCACTTCCGCGATGGGGGCCAAGCGAAAGATCGGCTACGTTCCCCAAGAGATCGCCCTGTACGACGAGATTTCCGCGCGGGACAACCTTCGGTTCTTTGGCGCGCTCTACGGGCTGGCTGGCTTGGATATCGCGAGAGCGAGCGACCGGGCTTTGGAAATCGCCGGCCTGCGGGACCGCGATAAGGAGCCGGTGAAGAATTACTCCGGTGGAATGAAGCGGCGTCTGAACATCGCGGTGGCGTTGCTGCACGACCCGGAGCTGCTTGTCTTCGACGAGCCCACCGTCGGAGTCGACCCACAGAGCCGGAACCTGATTTTCGAGACGCTTCTGAATCTCGCCGACGAAGGGAAGACGATTATCTACACCACGCACTATATGGAGGAGGTCGAGCGGCTTTGCCAACGGGCGGCGGTGATGGATCACGGAGAAGTGGTCGCGGTCGGATCGATGGCCGACCTGCAGCGGATGTTGGGTCAAGAGGAGACGGTCGTCATCGACCTCGATCTGCTGCCGGATGGGCTGGAATTGCCGGGCGCGAAAAACGTGCGGCTTGAGGGACAAACACTAAGTTTCCAGGTCGACGACCTGACGGACGACCTACCCCACATCTTGATCGCGCTACGGGAGAGTGGAGCGCGCATTACATCTATCAAGTGTCACTCGCCGAGCCTGGAAGAGGTCTTCCTCCACCTGACGGGCCGGAGCATGAGGGACTAA
- a CDS encoding CHAT domain-containing protein yields the protein MVATGWDIPGDDSRSLVVALFRQLKAGKPCDLSLQRAALNVMRTRGKEHPYYWAGFRLIGDSQPVHF from the coding sequence GTGGTGGCGACGGGCTGGGACATCCCGGGAGACGACTCCCGCTCTCTGGTCGTCGCTTTGTTCCGACAGTTGAAGGCAGGTAAGCCGTGCGACCTGAGCCTACAGCGCGCCGCCCTGAACGTGATGCGGACTCGCGGAAAAGAGCATCCCTACTACTGGGCCGGGTTCCGGCTTATCGGCGATAGTCAGCCGGTACATTTTTGA
- a CDS encoding CHAT domain-containing protein yields MKDFSDIYAFGSGEPALSPEETRRYLLGLMSDQERAEVDALLSVDEQARAEIEDAREQLALEQVEPKLPPVSPINLKPIAEEPRIGDTAPVAPVMDKAPSSRWEILTRYFFIACLIVGAFLLGGSRLGSPPVAVRDSLFVTQSAELSAARQELARAQEELKHLAADAAENGASRARIKELQKEVDRLKGKLQRPRVGAISSLYLPLYSDSTSLAVLNRMLHAGQKSASGMGATPVLIRPAPGSRGLTERTPRFEFSGLGNKQWQWGLWETEGGAPRRAIPIRQRTAGGRAILEPVAKLTPGRYAVGVRPLEPNSVRAEAERKWRIFRIHVLSPEEKRTLATARLLIRRAPALAAADLFQVDRLDEADKVLAAVTGPQVRDLRRGLDEWRKVAKVGEELSIVPDQLAGAPAPGRPMRIVKWTAGKCAPSPQSTSAQEVVPPAGPGDTLEAVQKLFDQALRLEETNRPEAARLLRDTVAMSRRMRRPSAILRSGYETIQFFVSLDDSESALPYIGPTLEAGRLLFRDDKQTGDKRTSIIVSYTGACYWGSSAYRRLGRFKEARALAQEGQRATRECKTPNLQALLDFEAAMVEWDEGNYEEAAAGFEAHLKVLGELPEGNSGSPLSWYFQFGASQNNLAAARYHLTEFESAAAASDRALALRAKLDPLSVASLLNIRAASRLEMGEFARAEEDIIDARGIYAAHPNLGGEADLMVTLGMLHLRRGNVSDAKKSFAEAKRLALRAKSPSSAATALFDLNSLARALDGGAGAVPGVSSLLKLNNEVSALLFRRRWQEASGPAHEAVKLRGPGIYRALALSNLAWIEAQLGETASALDHFEKSLDLFTKRLSVHQGPESIGSAQQYLVGTVYARYAWTLWRRSKDLRAAQAMLDSGRDLGQKLKEPDSLGRDWHTQIEPIARAIRRHPRTLVVQYAFLDERSTLVIASPSDGAPQAFEIPFDPARLTHAMNDWSPDSSPVISGKSVASERAGAKALGSMLLGRLAAAGLLAPHRFSRIVVAGDAAFHVVPFAALIDGSGKRLVERFAISFAPSLGSLEEARGARARKGLYAAGFAQQLPMDQWALDEVRAVGREIAGAVVRPSEREDWAKRDMVLFRVLLFSCHGSFALRDPMDSYLRIGAGGGDDGVFRAREVAAMQLRADLAVLSACETGVGAYAGGRRTAGAGMGVSHGGLPKRGGDGLGHPGRRLPLSGRRFVPTVEGR; encoded by the coding sequence ATGAAAGACTTCAGCGATATCTATGCGTTTGGCTCTGGAGAGCCGGCGTTGAGTCCCGAGGAGACCCGCCGGTACCTCCTCGGCTTGATGAGCGATCAGGAGAGGGCGGAAGTCGATGCATTGCTGAGCGTCGACGAACAAGCCCGGGCAGAGATCGAAGATGCTCGCGAGCAACTGGCGTTGGAGCAGGTCGAACCGAAGCTGCCACCGGTCAGCCCCATCAATCTAAAGCCGATCGCCGAGGAGCCTCGAATCGGAGATACGGCCCCCGTGGCTCCCGTCATGGACAAGGCGCCCAGCTCACGCTGGGAAATCTTAACGCGTTACTTTTTCATCGCCTGCCTTATAGTCGGCGCATTCCTTTTGGGCGGAAGTCGCCTGGGTTCGCCACCGGTGGCGGTGCGTGACTCTCTGTTCGTAACCCAAAGCGCCGAGCTGAGCGCCGCTCGCCAGGAACTCGCCAGGGCGCAAGAAGAGCTCAAACACCTGGCCGCCGACGCCGCCGAGAATGGCGCCAGTAGAGCCCGGATCAAGGAGCTGCAGAAGGAGGTCGATCGCCTTAAGGGCAAGCTTCAGCGCCCGAGGGTCGGGGCGATATCGTCGCTCTACCTGCCGCTCTACAGTGACAGCACGAGCCTTGCGGTACTGAACCGAATGCTTCATGCCGGTCAGAAAAGTGCGAGCGGAATGGGCGCGACCCCGGTATTGATCCGCCCGGCTCCGGGTAGCCGGGGGTTGACCGAGAGAACTCCGCGCTTCGAGTTTTCCGGTCTAGGGAATAAGCAATGGCAGTGGGGACTATGGGAGACCGAGGGCGGCGCGCCGCGCCGAGCGATCCCCATTCGGCAACGGACCGCAGGCGGACGCGCGATCCTCGAGCCCGTCGCCAAGCTGACGCCCGGCCGGTACGCTGTGGGTGTGAGGCCGTTGGAGCCAAATTCTGTTCGCGCCGAGGCTGAGCGTAAGTGGCGGATTTTCCGGATTCACGTGTTAAGTCCCGAAGAAAAAAGAACCCTTGCTACGGCGCGTCTGCTGATCCGCAGGGCACCGGCCTTGGCGGCTGCCGACCTGTTCCAGGTCGATCGTTTGGATGAGGCGGACAAGGTTCTGGCCGCTGTGACGGGCCCCCAAGTCCGCGACCTTCGACGGGGGCTCGACGAGTGGCGGAAGGTGGCGAAAGTCGGCGAAGAATTGTCGATCGTGCCCGACCAGCTCGCCGGCGCACCGGCGCCGGGCCGGCCCATGAGGATCGTGAAATGGACAGCGGGCAAGTGCGCGCCGAGCCCCCAGAGCACATCGGCGCAGGAGGTCGTTCCGCCGGCTGGACCGGGAGATACGCTCGAGGCGGTTCAGAAACTGTTCGACCAGGCGCTTCGCCTAGAGGAAACCAACCGGCCAGAGGCGGCCCGGTTGTTGCGGGACACGGTAGCCATGTCGCGCCGCATGCGTCGGCCGAGCGCCATCCTGCGGTCGGGATATGAGACGATCCAATTCTTCGTCTCACTCGACGACTCGGAGTCGGCGCTTCCGTATATCGGGCCGACCTTGGAGGCGGGCCGGCTCCTCTTTCGGGACGACAAGCAGACGGGCGACAAGCGGACTTCGATCATCGTTAGCTACACCGGCGCTTGCTACTGGGGTAGCTCGGCCTATCGTCGGCTTGGCCGCTTCAAGGAGGCTCGCGCGCTTGCCCAGGAAGGCCAAAGGGCGACCCGCGAATGCAAAACGCCCAATCTGCAGGCATTGCTCGACTTTGAAGCCGCGATGGTGGAGTGGGACGAAGGGAATTACGAAGAGGCGGCAGCGGGGTTCGAGGCGCACCTGAAGGTGCTGGGAGAACTGCCGGAGGGGAACTCGGGCTCGCCGCTATCCTGGTACTTCCAATTCGGCGCGTCGCAGAACAATCTTGCCGCCGCCCGTTACCACCTTACCGAATTTGAGAGCGCGGCAGCGGCCAGCGATCGGGCGCTGGCCCTTCGAGCCAAGCTCGACCCCTTGTCCGTCGCCTCGCTGTTGAATATACGAGCGGCGTCGCGACTGGAAATGGGAGAGTTTGCGCGGGCCGAGGAGGACATCATCGATGCCCGTGGCATCTATGCGGCTCATCCGAACCTTGGCGGGGAAGCCGACCTAATGGTGACGCTGGGAATGTTGCACTTGCGACGCGGCAACGTTTCCGATGCGAAGAAGAGCTTTGCCGAGGCAAAGCGGCTTGCATTGCGGGCAAAGTCGCCGAGCTCTGCGGCGACGGCGTTGTTCGATCTGAACAGCTTGGCGAGGGCGCTAGATGGAGGCGCGGGCGCCGTGCCCGGCGTTTCGTCGCTGCTGAAGCTGAACAATGAGGTCTCCGCGCTTCTCTTTCGCCGCCGCTGGCAGGAAGCTTCCGGTCCCGCCCATGAGGCCGTAAAGTTGCGAGGACCGGGGATCTATCGAGCGCTTGCATTGAGCAACTTGGCGTGGATAGAGGCGCAGTTGGGGGAGACGGCTTCCGCTCTCGACCATTTCGAGAAGTCGCTCGACCTATTCACGAAGAGACTGTCCGTTCACCAAGGGCCTGAAAGCATCGGCTCCGCTCAGCAGTACCTCGTGGGAACCGTTTACGCCCGCTATGCATGGACGCTCTGGCGGCGGTCCAAGGACTTGCGAGCAGCCCAGGCGATGTTAGACAGCGGTCGCGATCTGGGACAGAAGCTGAAGGAACCGGATTCGCTCGGTCGGGACTGGCACACTCAAATCGAGCCCATTGCGCGGGCCATCCGGCGGCATCCTCGAACGCTGGTTGTGCAATACGCCTTTCTGGACGAGCGGAGCACGCTGGTGATCGCTTCTCCATCGGATGGCGCGCCGCAGGCGTTCGAGATTCCCTTCGACCCGGCCAGGCTTACCCACGCGATGAACGACTGGAGCCCCGACAGCTCGCCGGTCATCAGTGGCAAGTCGGTAGCGTCGGAGCGAGCAGGGGCGAAAGCCTTGGGCTCGATGCTGTTGGGCCGCCTCGCGGCGGCGGGTTTACTCGCTCCTCATCGGTTCTCCCGCATCGTCGTGGCGGGGGATGCGGCGTTTCACGTTGTGCCGTTCGCTGCGCTGATCGACGGTAGTGGGAAGCGGCTTGTGGAGCGTTTCGCCATCAGCTTTGCACCGTCCCTGGGCTCTCTGGAGGAGGCGCGCGGGGCTCGAGCCCGGAAGGGTCTGTATGCCGCCGGGTTTGCTCAGCAACTGCCGATGGACCAGTGGGCATTGGATGAGGTCAGGGCGGTCGGGCGGGAGATTGCGGGCGCAGTTGTGCGGCCCTCCGAACGGGAAGACTGGGCCAAACGCGACATGGTTTTGTTTCGCGTCCTTCTCTTCTCGTGCCACGGCTCATTCGCTTTGCGAGATCCGATGGATTCGTACCTGCGTATCGGCGCCGGTGGTGGAGACGATGGGGTTTTTCGGGCAAGGGAAGTGGCGGCCATGCAACTGCGGGCCGATCTGGCCGTCTTGTCTGCCTGCGAAACCGGGGTAGGTGCCTATGCGGGGGGGCGACGGACTGCTGGGGCTGGCATGGGCGTTTCGCACGGCGGGTTGCCGAAGCGTGGTGGCGACGGGCTGGGACATCCCGGGAGACGACTCCCGCTCTCTGGTCGTCGCTTTGTTCCGACAGTTGAAGGCAGGTAA
- a CDS encoding matrixin family metalloprotease: MNADRLGVALLLGALVTAAHADITIDNFEPGEVVRHPVVVLRGHAGGDSIAVGQSWANAGRTPVVKGEFRAIVELRPGPNMIVLQSGRDTMKYRIDYRPPTSPIKVLAIWVRAKDEPEDAYYYSPTGDRPRVREKFDTALKAIQCFYAEAMHDAGYGRKTFPLELDKNGKVVVHVLTVPKTGAEMRAMENNESWSYIYGLLSKEFPENDTHWCAMLGFSGYDRGTKKSPGHYALGGGSLGAFGTGSMSHWPASLKEIQKVMTDATLLDPNQTFDDSAFRRTVWANVSTAWGAMAHEMGHTFGLPHSNDPFSVMSRGFDYVNRTFVVEEAPRAGVDHWVAVKPDEHSRWDKYSAAKLNWNPYFQPDLVRDTTSAAPSIRVDGDQVVITAASGIRVWGADRDDTTPVFSEFLKDAPTEVTTSLKELREKFKSPYRITVVDTAGRQVTIDEKGQ; encoded by the coding sequence ATGAATGCCGATCGCCTCGGTGTGGCGTTGCTTCTCGGAGCTCTTGTCACGGCCGCCCACGCGGACATCACCATCGACAACTTTGAACCGGGCGAGGTTGTCCGCCACCCGGTGGTGGTGCTCCGCGGGCATGCCGGCGGAGACTCGATCGCCGTCGGTCAGAGCTGGGCCAACGCCGGTCGGACCCCCGTGGTGAAGGGTGAATTCCGGGCCATCGTTGAATTGAGACCCGGCCCGAACATGATCGTTCTCCAGTCCGGTCGCGACACCATGAAATACCGGATCGACTACCGCCCCCCAACCTCGCCGATCAAGGTTTTAGCGATTTGGGTGCGGGCGAAGGATGAACCAGAGGACGCTTATTACTATTCACCCACCGGCGACCGCCCCCGCGTGCGCGAAAAATTCGATACCGCCTTGAAAGCGATCCAATGCTTCTATGCCGAGGCGATGCACGACGCCGGATACGGCAGAAAGACCTTTCCGCTCGAGCTCGATAAGAACGGCAAGGTCGTCGTCCACGTCCTCACCGTCCCCAAGACCGGCGCTGAAATGCGGGCGATGGAGAACAACGAGTCGTGGAGCTACATCTACGGCCTCCTCTCGAAGGAATTCCCGGAAAACGACACCCATTGGTGCGCCATGCTCGGCTTCTCTGGCTACGACCGAGGTACCAAGAAATCCCCCGGCCACTACGCCCTCGGCGGCGGCTCCCTCGGCGCTTTCGGCACCGGCAGCATGTCGCACTGGCCCGCCTCTCTAAAGGAGATCCAGAAGGTGATGACCGACGCCACCCTGCTGGATCCCAACCAAACGTTCGACGACAGCGCCTTCCGCCGGACCGTTTGGGCAAACGTCTCCACCGCCTGGGGTGCGATGGCGCACGAAATGGGCCACACCTTCGGCCTCCCCCACTCGAACGACCCGTTCAGCGTCATGTCCCGCGGTTTCGACTACGTGAATCGAACCTTCGTGGTGGAAGAAGCGCCAAGGGCCGGGGTCGACCATTGGGTCGCCGTCAAGCCCGACGAGCACTCTCGATGGGACAAATACTCGGCCGCCAAACTCAACTGGAACCCCTATTTCCAACCCGACCTCGTCCGTGACACCACCTCCGCCGCCCCCTCGATCAGAGTCGACGGAGACCAGGTCGTCATCACCGCGGCGTCTGGAATCCGGGTCTGGGGAGCCGACCGCGACGACACCACCCCAGTATTTAGCGAGTTCTTAAAGGACGCGCCCACCGAGGTGACAACGTCACTCAAAGAGCTTCGGGAGAAGTTCAAGTCTCCTTACCGGATTACCGTCGTAGACACGGCGGGGCGCCAGGTTACAATCGACGAAAAAGGGCAATAA
- a CDS encoding serine hydrolase domain-containing protein translates to MFRRNFGSLFVAIASTSGFSQTLTATEADQVASKALAAAKLVGASVAVMVDGKVILAKGYGTKRAGRNEPVLASTPFAVGSVTKQFTSACILKLADAGKLSVNDKLAIYFPQMTSADNVTLLDLMNHVAGYPDYYPLDFVDRRMMRPIKALDLANRYGTLPLDFPPRTQWSYSNTDYILLGLVVEKVSGRSMNDFLMREIFVPLDMRDTFYSPKHPGSRFAEGTMSQYLGLDEPALREGSGWAGAAGDLYSTASDLLKWDLALMDGKVMSPASYAIFTTARKVSNGADTQYAAGIQVLDLRGNVAYEHSGAVGGFAADNLYCPANRMAVAILMNRDMGNVSLVMNALVQRVLPPAVKGAAKTPSQPLPSAQRTLTIVGDSDLVVAKRLFAQLQSGEVDRTALGEEFSYFLSKGRLAEAAKSLGRFGKPESVTISPAGERGGMRVSVPIFHFPGNVIRMLLYRTPDGKVQEFLVLP, encoded by the coding sequence GTGTTTCGCCGTAACTTTGGCTCGCTTTTCGTCGCCATTGCCTCCACCTCCGGCTTCTCTCAGACCCTTACCGCCACTGAGGCCGACCAGGTCGCTTCCAAAGCGTTAGCTGCTGCAAAGCTCGTCGGCGCGTCTGTCGCCGTGATGGTGGATGGGAAGGTCATTCTCGCCAAAGGTTACGGAACCAAACGGGCCGGACGAAACGAGCCGGTTCTGGCGAGTACGCCGTTCGCGGTCGGCTCGGTGACGAAGCAGTTCACTTCCGCCTGTATCCTCAAGTTGGCCGACGCCGGAAAGCTTTCGGTAAACGATAAGCTGGCAATATATTTTCCTCAGATGACCTCGGCGGACAACGTCACCCTCCTCGACTTGATGAACCACGTAGCGGGGTATCCGGATTACTATCCGCTCGACTTCGTCGACCGTCGAATGATGCGACCGATCAAGGCCTTGGATCTGGCCAATCGATACGGAACGCTGCCGCTTGATTTTCCTCCTCGCACGCAATGGTCGTACAGCAACACCGACTACATCCTTCTGGGCTTGGTAGTCGAGAAGGTGAGCGGGCGTTCGATGAACGACTTTCTTATGAGGGAAATATTTGTCCCGCTGGACATGCGCGACACGTTTTATTCGCCGAAACACCCGGGCTCCCGGTTCGCGGAGGGGACGATGTCGCAGTACCTTGGGCTGGATGAGCCGGCTCTTCGCGAAGGAAGCGGATGGGCGGGCGCCGCGGGCGATCTTTATTCGACGGCCTCGGACCTGTTGAAGTGGGACCTCGCGTTGATGGATGGAAAGGTCATGTCCCCCGCGTCCTACGCAATCTTCACGACGGCACGAAAGGTTTCGAACGGCGCCGACACGCAGTATGCCGCCGGGATTCAGGTGCTGGATTTGCGCGGGAATGTCGCCTACGAGCACAGCGGAGCGGTTGGAGGATTCGCCGCGGATAACCTCTACTGCCCGGCTAATCGGATGGCGGTGGCGATTCTGATGAACCGTGACATGGGAAACGTTTCCTTAGTGATGAACGCCCTGGTTCAGCGGGTGTTGCCACCGGCCGTCAAGGGGGCGGCGAAGACGCCCTCGCAGCCATTGCCTTCGGCCCAGCGGACGCTGACGATCGTCGGAGATTCCGATCTGGTCGTGGCGAAAAGACTCTTTGCCCAACTTCAGTCGGGCGAAGTCGACCGAACCGCCCTCGGGGAGGAGTTCTCCTACTTCCTCTCTAAAGGCCGACTCGCCGAGGCGGCGAAGTCGCTGGGGCGGTTTGGCAAACCGGAATCGGTGACGATTTCCCCGGCAGGGGAAAGGGGCGGCATGAGGGTTTCGGTGCCGATCTTTCACTTTCCCGGAAATGTTATCCGCATGCTCCTGTACCGGACGCCGGATGGCAAGGTTCAGGAGTTCCTGGTGCTGCCCTGA